The Osmerus mordax isolate fOsmMor3 chromosome 5, fOsmMor3.pri, whole genome shotgun sequence DNA window GTTCTGGCTTTGGATTACAGAGGTTGGTGAATTAAATCTATTTAGTGAAGCTATTGTATGACGTAACATGTTTTTGCTTGGTTTGATACTCCAAGATATTTCAGATTTGTCATGTCCTAGGGCTGCCACTCTACTATTTTTGACCTCTTCTTCTGGTGTTGGTTTCCATCTGACTGGCTGCCACCTTGTGGCCACATTATGTCATACATGAGTTGTGTAGCCATTGACATTGGAAATTCTGTCAGGATTTGGAGATTCCTCAGGGAAACCCACTGAAGCTGGACTGACTACTGATGTCCTTCATTTGTATCAGTGGGTGAAAGCTCACAGCGGTAGCAGTCTGGTCTTAATTTGGGGACATTCCCTTGGCACTGGGTCAGTGGTAAtcaattattatatattttttaggcAAATGGATGATCAATGTTTTCTGGTTCTGTATTGAGAGCTTTTACACATTTTCCTTGAAAAGTCCTTTGCTGGAACCTTACCTTTTACGCATACTGAATTGGTAAAAATGAACAAAAATTAGATTGCCCTGGCTACCACTACTTGTgtcaattaaataaataatcGAAAAGGGCCTGAAGTAACTTCCGCTAATGCACCTCCTTATCTTAATGCAGAGTGGCCACAAACACTGCAGTCAAACTAATGGAACATGGTAGGTACAGAAATTCTACTTACGTTATGATTGGGGGGTTTTTCAGTTACAAAATGGAAAGacatcaaaaaaaaaaattaacaatACAACACCAAACAAGTCATAAATTATCATAATATACATTTCCTGAATACTATTCTTCTGGTAGTGAGAAtgtaattacattttacattttaaaggGGTGGTGGTTGATGGTGTGATTCTTGAGGGTGTATTCACAAATATTCGACAGCAAGGTGCCCATCATCCTTTCACCTGGGTGAGACACagtatttatatatgtatatatttataaaaatgtgtgtgtgtgtgtatatatatatatatatatatatatatatatatatatatatatatatatatataccgttcaaaagtttggggtcacttaaaaatgtccttatttttcaaagaaaagcactgttttcttcaatgaagataacgttaaattaatcagaaatacactatacattgttaatgtggtaaatgactattctaggtggaaacgtctggtttttaatgaatatctacataggtgtatagaggcccatttccagcaactattactgtatgtgttcgaatggtacattgtgtttgctaattgccttagaagactaatggatgatgagaaggattagaattagaatgccaaaggtctgcaatgttgtaattgctgcaaatggagcattatttgacgaaagcaaagtttgaagaacaaaatgtatatttcaaatacaaataattatttctaataataataataattaaccttgtaaatgtcttgaatacattttctattcattttgaaagttatttgatacataaaagtgtgagttttcatggaaaacacgaaattgtctgggtgaccccaaacttttgaacggtagtgtatattatattaatacatAAATATGGGTTAAATAGGACTTGTTCCAATTCTAATATAATCTGTTTGTTAACATATTTTATATCTTTCCACCCTTAGTTTTACTGGAGGTTTCCAGGCTTTGATTACTTTTTTCTGGACACATTGTCAAAGAACAATGTTATCTTCCCTAATGATGAGAAGTAAGTAAATTGTACGTTTGTATTCAAACACCGCCCATTTGCCTGTTTGAGAGGCACATATAGAAATCAATTCCAAATATGATCCATATACCATAACATGCACCATTTAAAATATTGTAGAAACCTGAGGAAACGGTCATGCTATTTGTTGACAGTCTGTGCTGATTAGCGCAAGGGTTTATGGGGCTGTTAGTTTTCATTTAATTATGTTTTTATAATGCTGTGTtcatgttttagtcattgttgtGTTTCATGTTGTATGGGTTTTGGTATTTGTATGTCTAGGACAGTGTTGAGGACTTTTTTGTAATGTCACCATGACCTAGTTTGGGATGGGAATTGATGACGTCTGGTCAGTTTACCGGTTGAAAGTGTTAATAAAGTGTTAATAAACAGCAATCCTGTCGTTTTAAGGCATACATGTTTTTCTTAGAAAAAACTGAGACATCTCCGTCCGCATGATTGCTTCATGCCAGTTTGTCACAATATATATAATTCTTTATTCACCCTGACtgaaaataattatatattttttttgtataATAATATTTGTATCACAgttgggcttctgtctttctgcAGTTTAAAAAGAATCCTTAGTCCTCTATTAATTCTTCATGCGGAAGATGATCACATAGTCCCTATCCACATGGCTGAGCAGGTAAGATGAACATTTATCAGCAAAGTCTTTATTTTTGTCTTCTATCTGTTCATGTTTATAATAAGCATAATTCTAAAGCTGAATTACCCTCTCTTCAAATTAAACTCATATATAAAACTCTTAAATTGTCTAACTTCACAACTGCTACTTTTTACACTCCTTTAAAGCTGTATCAAATAGCGCAGAGTAACCAGAACTTAAAGAATCAAGTCAAAATGGTACCATTTAGTGGATCCCTTGGGTATAAGCACAATGGATTATACAAAGACCTTCACCTGCCAGACATAATTCGGTGAGAAAATGTTAAAGTTTGAAGTGGTTATTTTAATGCTATGCATTCCTACAATGTACGTAACTGTTTATCCTTTTCACAACAGTGAATTTGTTCTGTCACTGCACCAGTAATTCACCAGTGAATACACAAGACTCATCAGACATCACGATTCAGGTGATTTCAGGACACTGCCTGTGAAATATTGCTGCACGATTTTAGACTACTAGGCAACCCCTATGTATCAGTGTCATTGATCACCAGATTACAAACTTTTAGTAGTCAACAAGTTACAGCCCTGAAAGCATTCGgattaaatgtattattatgctgTGTAAATATGGCTGAGAATAACATTATGGTAAAACTGCAACCCTCTTCTAATGTTTAAGGAGTTTGATGTGTCTGGATTAAATACCCCAAAATAATTAAAGTGTCCTTTAAACAAATAACTTATCATTACTCTTTTTCTGAGAGAATGTCTGACTCAAGGAATTTATATATCTTATGAAGTTCTGTGGAGTTACTGTTTCCGGTCTTGATCACTGGAAAACTCGGTTTTCAAACATTGTTATATACATAATCAACCTATTTGTTGTGGCGTGAGTTAAGTCCGGTTTCATAAAATCACTTTACCAAAGGTAAAACGATGTAGTTCAAGCAATCAGATGACGTGGCTGAAGGTGGCGGACAGCGCAGCACACTAGTTTCAAAATTCAACAGCTTGCTCAACGTTTTTTCCTTTGGTTGGAGGAGACATACCATGTGACATCATTTCATCAATCAGGAGTGAGTGCGATTGTAAAGTGTGAGGCATTTACGCCATATGCGTCTGCAAGCATCCTAAAAAACTGCCACTGTCATACAACCAGGAAGAAGGTGGGATAGCCCTAACAAAGCTAACATCCCAAATCCGTGTAAACTTTCCCAGAAAATGATGGGGTCTTCCAGATGGAAGATTGCAGTGATGGTCTTTGTCTCTATTGCGGGGCTATTAATGCCTGTCGAATCTGATGAACACGAACACACGGTAAGAACATTTGAGGCCGATTGCAAATGGGAAGCCTTGCGTGTGCCGAAAATAATGGTCAGTTTTAGCTATAGTTAGCTACAGGAACTCGCTTGATTGTGATACTAGCATAAGTATCGGAATATAGCCAGCTATAGCAATGCAATTGGTGACTTGTCACATCCTACGTCTACGAAGAGTCCGTGGAAACAGTTCTGCCCTTACTGATTTGTTAGCAAGCTAGCGAGTCGCGTTAGCTAGACAGTACCTCGGTCGGGTtactgtagtggtagctagctaacgacaatgttagctaactagctagcactGACAGGTAGAACGCAAGGATTTCGGAATAATCACAGATTTAACCAGATGCATGCACATACTCACTTGTAGTTGCTTTAGCTACTGTATATGGTTTAAATGTTGTCATTTCAGCAACGTATTACGTTAGTGGGCATAAGCAAACTACTGTAAATAGCAAGCGCACAATGTGAACGTCAGTGCAAGAAAGCAGCCAGGCGTTCGGGTCTTCGGGCCTCCCTCTCCAAAGCCATTGCAGAAGACCAATATAAATACATTAAAGTTGTGTTGTGTGGGGAAGTTGAGTGCTTGTAACGGTGGTAGCTTTACACACGATCGTTTGTGTATGACGTGTAGCCACAGCAACATCAATCTCTATCAGGTTTGTCAAGACAAGTTTGTGTAGCGACTTTACAGATTGCTTGCTAGCTGCAGAAGACCTAGCACTACAGTATTCGGCGATCCAATGTTAAATTTGCTATCGTGACCTGTACTGATAAAAACCAGGCAATGTCAGAAAATTGTAGTTGCATAGCCCTTGTAATCACTTTACTTAAAGACAATTTTGTGTTTACGTACAGTGAATACACGTTTGCGTATTTGACAATATTATACATAAAAATTCTGTAGCTAGTCTACCAGTGAATGCACACAACAACTTCATTTAGTGTTAACAtacatttgaaacatttataATTACCTAAAAAAGTTCCCAGTATGCAAATCAAGCCAAGGAAATAGTTTTGTCTGAATTGGTATGCTATAGTTATTATGGGTTGAATAACATGTCTTCAAGCTTTATGGAACCAGAAAGACAAGTGAAAAGGGTGCAGCATGTGTAGAGCTATGTatttaatgttttcttttttcaacaGTACATAGATAAAGAAGAGGTGGTTCTATGGATGAATACAGTGGGGCCTTACCATAACAGACAAGAGACATACAAGTATTTCTCCCTACCCTTCTGTGTGGGCACTAAAAAAACCATTAGCCATTACCATGAAACACTCGGAGAGGCGCTGCAGGGAGTGGAGTTGGAATTCAGTGGGTTAGACATCAAATTCAAAGGTATCTAATTTTCCACCATGAAGTCAGTCTTTACAGACTTACAGTAGATGTATTAACATGTCTTATACATAAAACAATTATTGGAATCCATTCTGTGGGCACAAGATTTCTTATTTATATGCAGTGTGCTATTTTGTGTATTACCTTATACCATTGTTTTTCTCTCAACAGATGAAGTCATGCAAACCACATACTGTGAAATTGAGCTGGACAGAGAGAAACGGGATGCTTTTGTGTATGCTATCAAGAACCATTACTGGTACCAAATGTACATTGATGACCTACCTATTTGGGGTGAGTGATGTTGGATTACAGGCCTGTAAAGTTACAACTTACCGTTCTAAGTTTTAACACTCCTTGTATGAGCTTATATTAACCTTTTTTTGCCAGTGGTTGACATATAACATTGATGACCATGATACTGGTGGTTCTTGTGTAAAGCTGATTTAGCAATGGTAATGAATATGAGTAATTTTCTTTTATAGATTTTTTAAGTAGGATTTGACTATGTATGTTCCCGTTTACATGGTACAGTTTCTTGCATTGATCATTTAACATACCAGTGCCtcatatatttgtttttgttttacttttaGACAAAGTAAATCAAAAGCCATGACCAATAACTCTTACATTTATATAGGTTCATCTGTTATAGGGTTGGGTATTGTTCAAATTTTATCTATTGAAATTCTGGTTtaagaaaatgaaaaaatacCTCAGTCAGATTAGTTTAAACAATTTTGCCTTTTTGTGCCCCATTTTGCCATTTTTGTTTCCTTTTGTCTGGTGATCATTTAATGGAGAGGCCGTAGAAGGCTAGATACTTTTTGGCTTTATATTTGAGCTGTAAAGTCAACCAATCAGCCTGTAGCCAATTGAAAGGCTCAACTGGGGGAGAACAAGTGACAGTGCGGAAGAAACCTCTTGCAAATTAGCAATTTTCCAATTTGGGAATTAGGAACCGGTTCTAAAATTGAACCAGTTCCAAACCGGTTCTAAAatagaaccggttctcgatacccaacTCTAATCTGTTATTGAACCGGATGTTTGTGAACTGAAGGTGGGTCTAGAGGCCTTTGTCTAGTTATTACATACAATTGGAATTCAGTACTTCCTTATGGTTTACTCACTGAGAATCAATATAGACTTTGGCCCTAAATCCAGTTGCTGTGTTTTATACTAGCACCTTGCTATTACCAGTTTACTCAGCGTTGACCGTGTTGCAGGAATTGTCGGAGAGGCAGATGAAAATGGAGAAGACCATTACTTGTGGACTTACAAGAAACTGGAGATTGGCTTCAATGGAAATAGAATTGTTGATGTCAACTTGACCAGTGAGGGCAAAGTCAAGCTTGTTCCAAACACAAGAATTGCTATGTCTTATTCTGTAAGTGTTGTTATATTTCATATTCATTGTGTAAAATGGGATGGTACCACATTGGCAATAAGTCACAACCATCCATCTCATCATAGGTGAAGTGGAAGAAGTCAGACGTGAAGTTTGAGGACCGGTTTGACAAATACCTTGATCCATCCTTTTTCCAGCACAGAGTAAGTTGCTTTTTCACAGTGACATGTATGTAGATCCACAACCTGCCAAATATCTGCGCCGCTGTGAAATCTAGGAAGGGTTTTGATATGTTCTGTATGTTAATAAG harbors:
- the si:ch211-117n7.7 gene encoding monoacylglycerol lipase ABHD12-like isoform X1, translating into MRKRTSDRDDVSKSSGSKVQPVEVASSSVKPSSCWLWFKRGLLALVVLYISVPFMLRLSPDFLTHIVYSHRIRVPFLTDLSQPADLSLNHTVNLYLSPEEGVSLGVWHTVPENQWKQAQGKDLDWYHSSLGGGSPIVIYLHGNGGTRAASHRVGLANVLSAVGYHVLALDYRGFGDSSGKPTEAGLTTDVLHLYQWVKAHSGSSLVLIWGHSLGTGVATNTAVKLMEHGVVVDGVILEGVFTNIRQQGAHHPFTWFYWRFPGFDYFFLDTLSKNNVIFPNDENLKRILSPLLILHAEDDHIVPIHMAEQLYQIAQSNQNLKNQVKMVPFSGSLGYKHNGLYKDLHLPDIIREFVLSLHQ
- the si:ch211-117n7.7 gene encoding monoacylglycerol lipase ABHD12-like isoform X2, with product MRKRTSDRDDVSKSSGSKVQPVEVASSSVKPSSCWLWFKRVRVPFLTDLSQPADLSLNHTVNLYLSPEEGVSLGVWHTVPENQWKQAQGKDLDWYHSSLGGGSPIVIYLHGNGGTRAASHRVGLANVLSAVGYHVLALDYRGFGDSSGKPTEAGLTTDVLHLYQWVKAHSGSSLVLIWGHSLGTGVATNTAVKLMEHGVVVDGVILEGVFTNIRQQGAHHPFTWFYWRFPGFDYFFLDTLSKNNVIFPNDENLKRILSPLLILHAEDDHIVPIHMAEQLYQIAQSNQNLKNQVKMVPFSGSLGYKHNGLYKDLHLPDIIREFVLSLHQ